The sequence below is a genomic window from Escherichia marmotae.
AGCTAACAGGCCGCGCCAGTCTTCACGTCGCGCCAGTTCATTGACGAAACGAGATTGCAGCGTGCGAGCCGGAGGAAGCGTGGGGTTAGCGCGAACAAAGTTAGTGACCGTGACCGCCGGTTGATTCATCAGGTCATCGGTAATCTGGCGGTATTCCAGGTAGGGATAAAGAGGATAATCCTTCAGGGATGGCATCATCTGCTCAACCACATCCATTTGTCGATTATCCCAGGCCTGCTTGATTTGCGCGTAGCGGCTACGCTGCTCATCCAGTGAGTCGGCTCGCGCCACGCTGCTGACCGTCAGCAGACAGACACCGGCAGCCAACAGCCGCCAGGTAACGTGTTTGGCTTTTTCCACAAGCGCTTCCTCTAAGAGTAAATACATCAATGCAGCGTCATGCCGCGTAATAGATTTATGCTAACCAGTCATTGCCGTTTCCGCCACGTTATGGACACTTTTTTACTTTTACTGCGAGGGTGATCGACCGGCTGGGATTAGGCAGGGAAACAGGCTACACTTCGCCTTTGAAAACTCATCATCACGATAAACATAGAGGCGAAGTCCAACGTGGCTCAATTCGTTTATACCATGCATCGTGTCGGCAAAGTTGTTCCGCCGAAACGTCATATTTTGAAAAACATCTCTCTGAGTTTCTTCCCCGGGGCAAAAATCGGCGTTCTGGGTCTGAACGGCGCGGGTAAGTCTACCCTGCTACGCATTATGGCGGGCATTGATAAAGACATCGAAGGTGAAGCGCGTCCACAACCAGATATCAAGATTGGCTATCTGCCGCAGGAACCGCAGCTAAACCCGGAACACACTGTACGTGAGTCCGTTGAAGAAGCGGTTTCCGAAGTAGTTAATGCCCTGAAACGTCTGGACGAAGTGTATGCGCTGTACGCCGATCCAGATGCAGACTTTGACAAGCTGGCCGCAGAGCAAGGCCGTCTGGAAGAGATCATCCAGGCTCACGACGGTCACAACCTGAATGTTCAGTTGGAGCGTGCGGCGGATGCGCTGCGTCTGCCGGACTGGGACGCGAAAATTGCTAACCTCTCCGGTGGTGAGCGTCGTCGCGTAGCGTTGTGCCGCCTGCTGCTGGAAAAACCAGACATGCTGCTGCTCGACGAACCGACCAACCACCTGGATGCGGAATCCGTAGCGTGGCTGGAACGCTTCCTGCATGACTTCGAAGGGACCGTTGTGGCGATTACCCACGACCGTTACTTCCTCGATAACGTCGCGGGCTGGATCCTCGAACTTGACCGCGGTGAAGGTATTCCGTGGGAAGGTAACTACTCCTCCTGGCTGGAGCAAAAAGATCAGCGTCTGGCGCAGGAAGCTTCGCAAGAAGCGGCGCGTCGTAAGTCGATTGAAAAAGAGCTGGAGTGGGTACGTCAGGGCACGAAAGGCCGTCAGTCGAAAGGTAAAGCACGTCTGGCACGCTTTGAAGAGCTGAACAGCACCGAATACCAGAAACGTAACGAAACCAACGAACTGTTTATTCCACCTGGACCACGTCTGGGCGATAAAGTGTTGGAAGTCAGCAATCTGCGTAAATCCTACGGCGATCGCCTGCTGATTGATGATCTGACCTTCTCGATCCCGAAAGGGGCGATCGTCGGGATCATCGGGCCGAACGGCGCGGGTAAATCGACCCTGTTCCGCATGATCTCCGGTCAGGAACAGCCGGACAGCGGCACCATCACTTTAGGTGAAACGGTGAAACTGGCGTCAGTTGATCAGTTCCGTGACTCAATGGATAACAGCAAAACCGTTTGGGAAGAAGTTTCCGGCGGGCTGGATATCATGAAGATCGGTAACACCGAGATGCCAAGCCGCGCCTACGTTGGCCGCTTTAACTTTAAAGGGGTTGATCAGGGTAAACGTGTTGGCGAACTCTCCGGCGGTGAGCGTGGTCGTCTGCATCTGGCGAAGCTGCTGCAGGTTGGCGGCAACATGTTGCTGCTCGACGAACCGACCAACGATCTGGATATCGAAACCCTGCGCGCGCTGGAAAACGCCCTGCTGGAGTTCCCTGGCTGCGCGATGGTTATCTCGCACGACCGTTGGTTCCTCGACCGTATTGCCACGCACATTCTGGATTACCAGGATGAAGGTAAGGTTGAGTTCTTCGAAGGTAACTTTACCGAGTACGAAGAGTACAAGAAACGCACGCTGGGCGCAGACGCGCTGGAGCCGAAGCGTATCAAGTACAAGCGTATTGCGAAGTAATGCGTAAAATGCCGGGTGCGGCGTGAACGCCTTATCCGGCCTACAAACACAGCGATTTCAATACGTTGTGAAACTCCAGGCCTGATAAGACGCGGTAAGCGTCTCATCAGGCATTGGGTCTTATCCCTGCTCCCCCATCATCTCCCGCACCAGCTCCACACAACGCAGGAAACGGCTGTCGTAATCGTCCTCTTCGACCCGCACGAATTCGATATTGTTCTCTTCGAGCATCTCCACCAGCAGGTTCTGGAACTCTTTGCGATCCACCGAACTGCCAAGGCTACGTAAACCATCCGCCACCCACGGGGTGTTATTCTCAAGCAGGATCACCAGATCAAAACGGTATTCATCAATCAGCGCCTGCACGAACGGATGCTCACGCCCTTCGTACTTTTTGCAGAACGCCTGAGTAGTGACAAAATCGGTGTCGATAAACGCCACTTTATTGGCGTATTTCACTGCAAAATCAATATATTGTGCGTGTCCCAGCGCGATTTTATCGTAGTCAGAATACTGTAACGCAATCTCGTCACCGCCAAGATGCGAAAAAACATAATCACGACCAAACTCCCACGCACTGGTGGTGTTGAAAATGTTAGCGAGTTTATTTACCAGAGTGGATTTACCGCTCGACTCGCCACCGAGGATCGCTACAGTACGCACAAAGAACGGCTTCACTTCGGTAGGAATATATTCCCAGTAGCGGAACGGGTTTTCGCGGATCTGCGCACCACTGATACTCATAAAGGTGCGTTTCGGATCGATCAGCACCGTTTCGATCCCCAGATGTTCCATATACTGCGGCGCGTCGGCTTCTTCCGAGGTGTAGATCAGATCCGGCTGAATGCCCTTTTCGGCCATAAACTTTTTGATGCCGTTGCTCCACACATCCCATCCGTGCGGATACGGTTCCATGCCCTCTTCATTGAAGGAATGAATGCGGATATTTTTCTGATATTTAAAAGTTTGCAATAACCAGCGCAGACGATCCGGCACCGTTGGTTGCTGCGACATGGCGCTATCTTCAAACAACGCGCGGTCACGGGTGTCGTCAAACCCCATAATGATATGCAGCTCATCAACCTGACTACAGGCACGCTGGATAAGATAGATATGTCCGGTATGTAGCGGATAAAATTTACCGAATACGACACCGATGGTTTTCTTCTGCCGGGGAAATTCCAGCCCGAGGAAACGGTGCAACGCCTCCAGCTTTTGCGCGCTGGGGCTTTTAATTTTGGCATTCAGTAACTGGCTTAAATACCCTTTGGTCATACCGCTGGCATCGGCCACCTGCTGTAGCGTGCAGCCCTGTTGCTTGATGGCAGTTTTCAGGTAATCAAATGACGACATATCTCCCTCCGTATCTCTCATTATAAGTCGTCGAACACTCTAAGCGCGTCGGAGAGTTTTTTAACGCCAAAAATCTGCATCCCTTCCGGCACTTTTTTCGGTACGTTGGCCGCCGGTACAATCGCCCGCCGAAAGCCGTGTTTCGCCGCTTCTGAAATTCGCTCCTGACCGCTGGGCACCGGGCGGATCTCTCCTGCCAGCCCAACTTCACCAAACACAACCAGATCCTGCGGCAGCGGTCTGTCACGCAGGCTGGAAACCATCGCCAGCAGTAACGCTAAGTCGGCGCTGGTTTCAGTCACCTTCACGCCGCCGACCACGTTTACAAACACATCCTGATCGGCCATTTGCAGACCACCGTGACGGTGCAGCACCGCCAGCAGGATTGCCAGACGGTTTTGTTCCAGCCCCACCGCCACGCGGCGTGGATTCGCCATCATCGAGTGATCGACCAGCGCCTGAATCTCCACCAGCAGCGGACGCGTTCCTTCCCACACAACCATCACTGAACTGCCGGACGTCACTTCATCGCCACGACTTAAGAAGATTGCTGAAGGGTTGCTGACTTCGCGTAGCCCCTGTTCAGTCATCGCGAATACGCCCAGCTCATTTACCGCGCCGAAGCGGTTTTTATGGCTGCGTAAGGTGCGAAAACGGGAATCAGCATCGCCGTCCAGCAGCACCGAACAGTCAATACAGTGTTCCAGCACTTTAGGGCCAGCCAGCGAACCATCTTTGGTTACGTGACCAACCATGACGATTGCCACCCCGCGCGTTTTGGCGAAGCGCGTCAGGTAAGCTGCCGTTTCACGCACCTGCGCCACGCTGCCAGGCGATGACTGTACATCCGCCATATGCATCACCTGGATGGAGTCAATTACCATCAGCTTCGGTTGCTCTTCTTCGGCAATCAGGCAGATCTGCTCGATGCTGGTTTCCGACAACATATTGAGATTGTCAGTCGGCAGGCCAAGGCGATGAGCGCGCATTGCCACCTGTTGCAGCGACTCTTCGCCGGTGACATACAGCGTTTTCATCTGCTGGGCCAGTTTGCACAGCGTTTGCAGCAACAGCGTGGATTTCCCGGCACCTGGGTTACCGCCAATCAGAATGGCGCTTCCCGGCACCACGCCGCCGCCTAATACGCGGTCAAACTCTTTAAATCCGGTTGAAAAACGCGGCAGCTCTTCAAGGCTGATATCGGAGAGTTTCTGGACCTTTGCCACCCCGGCGCTACCGGCATAGCCACTGAGACGCTCGTTACGCGCCACCGTTGGCGACGCAGCAAGACGCACCTCGGTGATGGTGTTCCAGGCATGACAGGCACTGCACTGCCCCTGCCAGCGCGGATAATCGGCCCCGCATTCATTACAAACAAAGGCGCGTTTTGGAGCTTTTGCCACGGTGTACCTCGTTAATGCTGTGCCGCCCGCAGGATGACGGGCGGGCAATTACTTCTGATTCAGGCTGCCAGAGAGGATGCAGAACACTCCCATCAGATCAGCGTGACGGATGGTGACTTCCGTCTTTTCATTCACTTTTGGTTTGGCATGGTAGGCAATCCCCAGCCCTGCCGCTTTGATCATCGGCAGGTCGTTGGCACCATCGCCAATCGCCACGGTCTGCGCCAGTGGGATTTCATACTCCTGCGCCAGACGGGTCAGGGTTTTCGCTTTGTACTGTGCATCGACGATGTCACCGATCACATTGCCGGTAAATTTACCGTCCATGATCTCCAGTTCATTGGCTACCACGGCAGTGAGTCGCAGTTTGTCACGCAGATATTCGGCAAAGAAGGTAAAGCCACCGGAGGCAATCGCCACTTTCCAGCCCAGCGTTTCCAGCTTCAGCACCAGTTGCGTTAAGCCTGGCATCAACGGCAGATTTTCCCGTACCTGAAGCAAAATGTTCGCATCAGCGCCTTTCAGCGTCGCCACGCGGCTACGCAGGCTGGCGGTAAAATCGAGTTCTCCGCGCATCGCCCGTTCGGTCACTTCCGCCACCATCTCACCTGTCCCGGCCAGTTTGGCGATCTCATCAATACATTCAATCTGGATGGCTGTAGAGTCCATGTCCATTACCAGCAGCCCCGGCGTACGCAAATGTGGAATTTTCCCCAGTGGCGCGACATCCAGTTGTGCTTCATGGGCCAGGCGCGTAGCACGCGCGGTGAGCGAACCTGCCAGACGAATCACCTGATAATCTTCCACGCACCAGGCGGCAACAATCACCATCGCCGCGCCCAGTTTGCTCTGATACTGGGTCAGTCGTTGTTTATCCAGCCCACGACCATACAGCAGCCAGCCGCTACGACCTGCGTGGTAATCCAGTGGCATCACTTCATCACCACTTAATGAAAGAGGCAGACCTGGCCATAAAGAGACATCTTCAGGCAGGTCGCACCAGGTAATGTTAGGCATTAAGGCTCCTGTAAAATCGTTCGAAGCAGGGAAAATAACGCATGAGGCTACCTTGTATCCATTGCTTCTGGCAACATTAAGTCTCAAATTTTCAACGGGTGGAATATGGCTCGCACAAAACTAAAATTCCGGCTGCATCGGGCAGTGATTGTCCTGTTCTGTCTCGCTTTGTTGGTCGCGTTGATGCAAGGTGCTTCCTGGTTCAGTCAAAACCACCAGCGCCAGCGTAATCCGCAGCTTGAAGAGCTGGCCCGCACCCTGGCACGTCAGGTGACGCTGAACGTTGCGCCGCTGATGCGTACCGACTCGCCGGATGAAAAGCGCATTCAGTCAATACTCAACCAGT
It includes:
- the ettA gene encoding energy-dependent translational throttle protein EttA, which codes for MAQFVYTMHRVGKVVPPKRHILKNISLSFFPGAKIGVLGLNGAGKSTLLRIMAGIDKDIEGEARPQPDIKIGYLPQEPQLNPEHTVRESVEEAVSEVVNALKRLDEVYALYADPDADFDKLAAEQGRLEEIIQAHDGHNLNVQLERAADALRLPDWDAKIANLSGGERRRVALCRLLLEKPDMLLLDEPTNHLDAESVAWLERFLHDFEGTVVAITHDRYFLDNVAGWILELDRGEGIPWEGNYSSWLEQKDQRLAQEASQEAARRKSIEKELEWVRQGTKGRQSKGKARLARFEELNSTEYQKRNETNELFIPPGPRLGDKVLEVSNLRKSYGDRLLIDDLTFSIPKGAIVGIIGPNGAGKSTLFRMISGQEQPDSGTITLGETVKLASVDQFRDSMDNSKTVWEEVSGGLDIMKIGNTEMPSRAYVGRFNFKGVDQGKRVGELSGGERGRLHLAKLLQVGGNMLLLDEPTNDLDIETLRALENALLEFPGCAMVISHDRWFLDRIATHILDYQDEGKVEFFEGNFTEYEEYKKRTLGADALEPKRIKYKRIAK
- the nadR gene encoding multifunctional transcriptional regulator/nicotinamide-nucleotide adenylyltransferase/ribosylnicotinamide kinase NadR — protein: MSSFDYLKTAIKQQGCTLQQVADASGMTKGYLSQLLNAKIKSPSAQKLEALHRFLGLEFPRQKKTIGVVFGKFYPLHTGHIYLIQRACSQVDELHIIMGFDDTRDRALFEDSAMSQQPTVPDRLRWLLQTFKYQKNIRIHSFNEEGMEPYPHGWDVWSNGIKKFMAEKGIQPDLIYTSEEADAPQYMEHLGIETVLIDPKRTFMSISGAQIRENPFRYWEYIPTEVKPFFVRTVAILGGESSGKSTLVNKLANIFNTTSAWEFGRDYVFSHLGGDEIALQYSDYDKIALGHAQYIDFAVKYANKVAFIDTDFVTTQAFCKKYEGREHPFVQALIDEYRFDLVILLENNTPWVADGLRSLGSSVDRKEFQNLLVEMLEENNIEFVRVEEDDYDSRFLRCVELVREMMGEQG
- the radA gene encoding DNA repair protein RadA, whose protein sequence is MAKAPKRAFVCNECGADYPRWQGQCSACHAWNTITEVRLAASPTVARNERLSGYAGSAGVAKVQKLSDISLEELPRFSTGFKEFDRVLGGGVVPGSAILIGGNPGAGKSTLLLQTLCKLAQQMKTLYVTGEESLQQVAMRAHRLGLPTDNLNMLSETSIEQICLIAEEEQPKLMVIDSIQVMHMADVQSSPGSVAQVRETAAYLTRFAKTRGVAIVMVGHVTKDGSLAGPKVLEHCIDCSVLLDGDADSRFRTLRSHKNRFGAVNELGVFAMTEQGLREVSNPSAIFLSRGDEVTSGSSVMVVWEGTRPLLVEIQALVDHSMMANPRRVAVGLEQNRLAILLAVLHRHGGLQMADQDVFVNVVGGVKVTETSADLALLLAMVSSLRDRPLPQDLVVFGEVGLAGEIRPVPSGQERISEAAKHGFRRAIVPAANVPKKVPEGMQIFGVKKLSDALRVFDDL
- the serB gene encoding phosphoserine phosphatase, with the protein product MPNITWCDLPEDVSLWPGLPLSLSGDEVMPLDYHAGRSGWLLYGRGLDKQRLTQYQSKLGAAMVIVAAWCVEDYQVIRLAGSLTARATRLAHEAQLDVAPLGKIPHLRTPGLLVMDMDSTAIQIECIDEIAKLAGTGEMVAEVTERAMRGELDFTASLRSRVATLKGADANILLQVRENLPLMPGLTQLVLKLETLGWKVAIASGGFTFFAEYLRDKLRLTAVVANELEIMDGKFTGNVIGDIVDAQYKAKTLTRLAQEYEIPLAQTVAIGDGANDLPMIKAAGLGIAYHAKPKVNEKTEVTIRHADLMGVFCILSGSLNQK